A single window of Pyrus communis chromosome 10, drPyrComm1.1, whole genome shotgun sequence DNA harbors:
- the LOC137748152 gene encoding alpha/beta hydrolase domain-containing protein WAV2-like isoform X2 codes for MVSYVSALMYGVGGLVVAGMALLVALQERLVYVPVLPGLTKSYPITPARLRLTYEDVWLQSSDGVRLHAWFIKLFPLCRGPTLLFFQENAGNIAHRLEMVRIMLQRLQCNVFMLSYRGYGASEGYPSQHGIIKDAQVALDHLSQRTDIDTSRIVVFGRSLGGAVGTVVAKNNPDKVAALILENTFTSVLDLAGVLFPFLKWFIGGSGSKGPKVLNFLVRSPWSTIDVIGEVKQPILFLSGLQDEMVPPSHLQMLYAKAAAHNKQCVFVEFPTGMHMDTWLAGGDDYWRTVQEFLQQHVPAKKDDESSHSNSAIGSSL; via the exons ATGGTGTCGTACGTGAGCGCGCTGATGTACGGAGTGGGAGGCCTGGTGGTGGCCGGCATGGCATTGCTCGTCGCCCTCCAGGAGCGCCTCGTCTACGTCCCCGTCTTGCCGGGTCTCACCAAGTCCTACCCGATTACCCCCGCCCGCCTCCGCCTCACTTACGAGGACGTCTGGCTCCAATCCTCCGACGGCGTTCGCCTCCACGCTTGGTTCATCAAGCTCTTCCCCCTCTGCCGAG GTCCAACCCTATTGTTTTTCCAAGAAAATGCTGGAA ATATTGCTCATCGTCTTGAAATGGTCCGCATAATGTTACAAAGACTGCAATGCAACGTGTTTATGCTTTCATATCGAGG TTATGGAGCAAGTGAAGGATATCCTTCTCAGCACGGGATCATAAAAGATGCTCAG GTTGCATTGGATCACCTATCGCAGAGGACTGACATTGACACATCTAGAATAGTTGTCTTTGGAAGGTCACTTGGGGGTGCAGTTGGAACTGTGGTTGCTAAAAACAACCCTGATAAG GTTGCTGCACTGATACTGGAAAACACTTTCACATCTGTTTTGGACTTGGCTGGAGTTTTATTTCCTTTCTTGAAGTGGTTCATTGGAGGCAGTGGTTCAAAAGGTCCTAAAGTACTTAATTTTCTCGTACGTTCTCCTTGGAGTACAATTGATGTCATTGGTGAG GTTAAGCAGCCAATCCTCTTTCTATCCGGCTTGCAAGATGAGATGGTTCCTCCATCCCATTTGCAAATGCTGTATGCCAAAGCAGCTGCCCATAATAAGCAGTGTGTTTTTGTGGAATTTCCCACTGGCATGCATATGGATACTTGGCTTGCTGGTGGTGATGATTATTGGAGAACGGTCCAGGAGTTCCTTCAACAACATGTTCCAGCGAAAAAAGATGATGAATCCTCTCACAGCAATAGCG CAATTGGAAGCTCGCTTTGA
- the LOC137748763 gene encoding nuclear transcription factor Y subunit A-3-like has protein sequence MPLYTNSMSWNPSEQVPQLLSKDVSFKVKFPPQVHHGAKHLGLQLQTDHGSSSITQSIGHSQDPSNSSDSGEVQTCDKDAEGNMKPVLLQSNQDFILNPSQVSHGNLVGCVPYPYVDPYFSGFLTAYGPQAMSHMVGMAPTRVLLPPDLAQDGPIYVNAKQYHGILRRRQSRAKLEARNKLLKARKPYLHESRHLHAVNRVRGSGGRFLSTKRQSDQNPSSNTHHVSDSISSHQKDTGGTESNHSGSSDFLPSVALHSDMTSVSNTNDNFQQPDRRFSGIPPHMTGAMQFPGGFMRAGNQHCASVVR, from the exons ATGCCCCTTTATACTAATTCCATGTCGTGGAATCCAAGTGAACAAGTTCCACAACTTTTATCCAAAGATGTAAGCTTCAAAGTGAAATTTCCGCCACAAGTTCATCATGGCGCAAAGCATTTAGGACTCCAACTACAAACAGACCACGGATCATCATCCATAACCCAATCAATCGGTCACTCTCAAGATCCAAGCAATTCATCAGATTCTG GCGAAGTTCAAACATGTGATAAGGATGCTGAAGGCAACATGAAGCCAGTTCTCTTGCAGAGTAATCAAGATTTCATTTTGAATCCTTCTCAAGTTAGTCACGGAAATTTAGTG GGTTGTGTGCCATATCCTTATGTCGACCCTTACTTCAGCGGGTTCTTGACTGCATATGGACCACAGGCGATG TCCCATATGGTTGGGATGGCACCTACACGAGTTCTATTGCCTCCCGATCTGGCACAAGATGGACCCATCTACGTCAATGCAAAACAATACCACGGAATCCTCAGAAGGAGACAGTCCCGTGCAAAGTTGGAGGCTCGTAACAAACTTCTCAAAGCTCGAAAG CCTTATCTCCATGAGTCTCGCCATCTTCATGCCGTGAATAGGGTAAGGGGCTCTGGTGGACGTTTTCTCAGCACAAAACGGCAGTCAGACCAGAACCCTTCCAGTAACACCCACCATGTTTCGGATTCCATCAGCTCACACCAGAAAGATACAGGGGGCACAGAAAGTAATCACTCGGGAAGCAGTGATTTCCTCCCTAGTGTTGCACTCCACTCAGACATGACTAGTGTTTCCAACACCAATGACAACTTTCAGCAACCAGATCGCAGATTCTCAGGCATCCCTCCCCATATGACTGGAGCAATGCAGTTCCCTGGCGGGTTTATGCGTGCTGGAAATCAGCACTGTGCTTCTGTTGTCCGGTGA
- the LOC137748680 gene encoding ankyrin repeat-containing protein BDA1-like codes for MEKMEKKLMDAAMAGDTGALNDLIAEDPLVLDRALVSCVAETPLHVASMLGHLAFVTELLSRNPELASELDSQGSTPLHLAAAKGHVEIVKELVLADPGACAVRNLDGRTALHVAAAKGRVKVVGELVGVGSEWTRALTDRGETALHLCVGRNRLEGLKVLVEAVGNDDEFVNWKDCDGNTVLHIAVAKKLIEIIKFLLFETGVDVNALNANSATALDILMQSPRDLRDMEIEDFLRGAGAQSARDIRNIEHDWVRAPTKERQILRHRGLALSSKVIESMKPGGNKKPTDWLGRKRSSLMVVASLLATVAFQAVITPPGGVWQDDLQVDENGNPVENPHTVGTSVMAYKQGKEYGLVMIFNTISFLASLSIILLLVSGLPIRRRRWMWIQMVIMWVAVTTLVATYFISFRQMSPNDEHVQIVLRKVTEISGWTWLTLMVVVFFGNVIRMNLWILRKYGYIKPKHVEPSNVDDELELGEVRTED; via the exons ATGGAGAAGATGGAGAAGAAGCTTATGGATGCAGCCATGGCGGGAGATACGGGGGCGCTTAATGATCTGATCGCAGAGGACCCACTTGTTCTCGACAGAGCTTTAGTCTCCTGCGTCGCCGAGACGCCGCTTCACGTAGCTTCAATGCTGGGTCACCTGGCTTTTGTTACCGAGTTACTTAGTCGCAACCCCGAGTTGGCCTCCGAGCTGGATTCGCAGGGGTCAACGCCTCTCCACCTGGCGGCAGCGAAGGGGCACGTGGAGATAGTGAAAGAGCTGGTTCTGGCGGATCCTGGGGCGTGTGCGGTGAGGAACTTAGACGGGAGAACGGCGCTCCACGTCGCGGCTGCCAAGGGGCGGGTTAAGGTGGTGGGTGAGTTGGTCGGAGTTGGGAGTGAGTGGACTCGGGCGTTGACGGACAGAGGTGAGACGGCGCTGCACTTGTGCGTTGGGCGTAATCGGTTGGAGGGGTTGAAGGTTTTGGTTGAGGCAGTTGGGAATGATGATGAGTTTGTGAATTGGAAGGATTGTGATGGTAACACCGTTTTGCATATTGCCGTGGCCAAGAAGTTAATCGAG ATTATCAAATTCTTGCTTTTTGAAACCGGAGTGGATGTGAATGCGTTGAATGCAAACAGCGCTACGGCTTTAGACATTCTGATGCAGAGTCCTAGAGATTTGAGGGATATGGAGATTGAGGATTTCCTTCGAGGTGCTGGGGCTCAGAGTGCAAGGGATATACGTAACATTGAGCACGACTGGGTTCGCGCTCCAACTAAAGAACGTCAGATACTAAGACATCGAGGCTTAGCACTGTCCTCGAAAGTGATTGAGTCTATGAAACCGGGCGGGAACAAGAAGCCTACTGATTGGCTTGGTAGGAAGAGAAGTTCATTGATGGTGGTGGCATCTCTCCTTGCAACTGTTGCCTTCCAAGCTGTGATAACCCCTCCGGGAGGTGTTTGGCAGGATGACCTGCAAGTCGATGAAAATGGCAACCCTGTGGAGAATCCTCACACCGTAGGAACATCTGTCATGGCATATAAGCAGGGAAAAGAATATGGTCTAGTAATGATTTTTAACACAATCTCTTTCCTCGCATCCCTGAGCATAATTCTTCTGCTCGTTAGCGGGCTACCTATCAGACGGAGGAGATGGATGTGGATACAAATGGTCATAATGTGGGTTGCTGTCACAACTCTAGTAGCAACATATTTCATCTCTTTCCGTCAAATGTCACCTAATGACGAACATGTGCAGATCGTGTTACGTAAGGTAACCGAGATATCAGGTTGGACATGGTTGACTTTAATGGTGGTTGTTTTCTTTGGCAATGTTATTCGTATGAATCTATGGATTCTCAGAAAGTACGGTTATATTAAGCCAAAACATGTGGAGCCATCTAACGTTGATGATGAACTTGAACTCGGAGAGGTGAGAACCGAGGATTAA
- the LOC137747528 gene encoding PHD finger protein ALFIN-LIKE 4-like — translation MVMEVEGGIAPYSPRTVEEVFTDFKGRRAGLIKALTTDVERFYQQCDPEKENLCLYGFPNEEWEVNLPAEEVPPELPEPALGINFARDGMQERDWLSLVAVHSDAWLLSVAFYFGARFGFDKTERKRLFTLMNDLPSIFEVVAGIEKRQSKEKSSVSNNSIHRPKSSSKGRGSESVKYPKAMPKNEDEGLDEEGDDDEHGETVCGACGESYAADEFWICCDICEKWFHGKCVKITPARAEHIKHYKCPSCSNKRVRP, via the exons ATGGTTATGGAAGTAGAAGGAGGAATAGCACCGTACAGCCCCCGCACTGTGGAGGAGGTTTTCACCgacttcaagggccgtcgagccGGCTTGATCAAAGCTCTCACCACTG ATGTTGAACGTTTTTACCAGCAATGCGATCCTG AAAAGGAGAATCTTTGTTTGTATGGATTCCCGAACGAAGAATGGGAAGTTAATCTACCTGCTGAAGAAGTTCCTCCAGAGCTCCCGGAACCTGCTTTGGGCATCAACTTTGCCCGAGATGGAATGCAAGAAAGGGACTGGTTGTCTCTGGTAGCTGTGCACAGCGACGCATGGTTGCTTTCAGTGGCTTTCTACTTTGGTGCCAGATTCGGTTTTGACAAGACTGAAAG GAAACGTCTCTTCACTCTGATGAATGATCTGCCATCTATCTTCGAGGTTGTGGCGGGCATTGAAAAGAGAcagtcaaaggagaagtcatCAGTTTCAAATAACAGCATCCATAGGCCTAAGTCAAGCTCTAAAGGG AGAGGCTCTGAGTCGGTCAAATATCCAAAAGCAATGCCAAAGAATGAGGACGAGGGTCTGGATGAGGAAGGTGATGATGATGAGCATGGCGAGACTGTCTGTGGTGCATGTGGGGAGAGCTATGCTGCTGATGAATTCTGGATTTGCTGCGACATATGTGAGAAGTGGTTCCATGGAAAATGCGTGAAGATAACCCCTGCCAGAGCTGAGCACATCAAGCACTACAAGTGCCCGTCATGCAGCAACAAGAGAGTCCGGCCTTGA
- the LOC137748152 gene encoding alpha/beta hydrolase domain-containing protein WAV2-like isoform X1 — protein MVSYVSALMYGVGGLVVAGMALLVALQERLVYVPVLPGLTKSYPITPARLRLTYEDVWLQSSDGVRLHAWFIKLFPLCRGPTLLFFQENAGNIAHRLEMVRIMLQRLQCNVFMLSYRGYGASEGYPSQHGIIKDAQVALDHLSQRTDIDTSRIVVFGRSLGGAVGTVVAKNNPDKVAALILENTFTSVLDLAGVLFPFLKWFIGGSGSKGPKVLNFLVRSPWSTIDVIGEVKQPILFLSGLQDEMVPPSHLQMLYAKAAAHNKQCVFVEFPTGMHMDTWLAGGDDYWRTVQEFLQQHVPAKKDDESSHSNSAAAIGSSL, from the exons ATGGTGTCGTACGTGAGCGCGCTGATGTACGGAGTGGGAGGCCTGGTGGTGGCCGGCATGGCATTGCTCGTCGCCCTCCAGGAGCGCCTCGTCTACGTCCCCGTCTTGCCGGGTCTCACCAAGTCCTACCCGATTACCCCCGCCCGCCTCCGCCTCACTTACGAGGACGTCTGGCTCCAATCCTCCGACGGCGTTCGCCTCCACGCTTGGTTCATCAAGCTCTTCCCCCTCTGCCGAG GTCCAACCCTATTGTTTTTCCAAGAAAATGCTGGAA ATATTGCTCATCGTCTTGAAATGGTCCGCATAATGTTACAAAGACTGCAATGCAACGTGTTTATGCTTTCATATCGAGG TTATGGAGCAAGTGAAGGATATCCTTCTCAGCACGGGATCATAAAAGATGCTCAG GTTGCATTGGATCACCTATCGCAGAGGACTGACATTGACACATCTAGAATAGTTGTCTTTGGAAGGTCACTTGGGGGTGCAGTTGGAACTGTGGTTGCTAAAAACAACCCTGATAAG GTTGCTGCACTGATACTGGAAAACACTTTCACATCTGTTTTGGACTTGGCTGGAGTTTTATTTCCTTTCTTGAAGTGGTTCATTGGAGGCAGTGGTTCAAAAGGTCCTAAAGTACTTAATTTTCTCGTACGTTCTCCTTGGAGTACAATTGATGTCATTGGTGAG GTTAAGCAGCCAATCCTCTTTCTATCCGGCTTGCAAGATGAGATGGTTCCTCCATCCCATTTGCAAATGCTGTATGCCAAAGCAGCTGCCCATAATAAGCAGTGTGTTTTTGTGGAATTTCCCACTGGCATGCATATGGATACTTGGCTTGCTGGTGGTGATGATTATTGGAGAACGGTCCAGGAGTTCCTTCAACAACATGTTCCAGCGAAAAAAGATGATGAATCCTCTCACAGCAATAGCG CTGCAGCAATTGGAAGCTCGCTTTGA
- the LOC137746727 gene encoding uncharacterized protein gives MDNHNNLNASQEPKRRRRKWEAFEEEVLLSVLEDFVARKQRCDTGAFKQGTLIEIAKAVNVLCPNSNIKATPHIESKLKKWKKTYSLVLDMINTSGFAWNDVKKCVEVDSDDAWQTYVQKNKEADGWRSKPFPLYDRFAYIFGKDWVTGNVAETPAEMMKEQSHDQVGASDIGGENVVSSMNQQSTPSENSQRKRKRAMGSSSDGTEEIISGLKEFYVESGKRMQMVTKALVQGTANHTDIANELEAMGLSPIDQIDALTLILEKPQNVGSV, from the exons ATGGATAACCACAATAATTTGAATGCTTCTCAAGAGCCAAAAAGAAGAAGGCGTAAATGGGAAGCATTTGAGGAAGAAGTATTACTATCCGTTCTTGAGGATTTTGTTGCTCGGAAGCAACGATGTGACACAGGTGCTTTCAAACAAGGTACTTTGATTGAAATAGCGAAAGCTGTCAatgttttatgtcctaattcaaatataaaggcaactccacatattgagtcaaagttgaagaaatggaaaaaaacATATAGTTTGGTCCTTGACATGATAAACACAAGTGGATTTGCATGGAATGATGTCAAAAAGTGCGTTGAAGTTGACAGTGATGACGCATGGCAAACTTATGTGCAG aaaaataaagaagCCGATGGATGGAGAAGCAAACCTTTTCCACTGTACGATAGATTtgcatatatatttggaaaagaTTGGGTTACGGGTAATGTAGCCGAAACCCctgctgaaatgatgaaggaacaAAGTCATGATCAGGTTGGTGCAAGTGATATTGGAGGTGAAAATGTTGTATCTTCAATGAACCAACAAAGCACCCCATCTGAAAATAGccaaagaaagaggaaaagagCTATGGGAAGTTCAAGTGATGGAACCGAGGAAATTATTAGTGGACTGAAAGAATTTTATGTTGAAAGTGGGAAGAGGATGCAAATGGTAACTAAAGCTTTAGTTCAAGGTACTGCAAATCATACTGACATAGCTAACGAACTTGAAGCAATGGGTCTTTCTCCTATAGATCAAATTGATGCATTGACTCTTATTTTGGAAAAACCACAAAATGTGGGGAGTGTTTAG
- the LOC137748152 gene encoding alpha/beta hydrolase domain-containing protein WAV2-like isoform X3 produces the protein MVSYVSALMYGVGGLVVAGMALLVALQERLVYVPVLPGLTKSYPITPARLRLTYEDVWLQSSDGVRLHAWFIKLFPLCRGPTLLFFQENAGNIAHRLEMVRIMLQRLQCNVFMLSYRGYGASEGYPSQHGIIKDAQVALDHLSQRTDIDTSRIVVFGRSLGGAVGTVVAKNNPDKVAALILENTFTSVLDLAGVLFPFLKWFIGGSGSKGPKVLNFLVRSPWSTIDVIGEVKQPILFLSGLQDEMVPPSHLQMLYAKAAAHNKQCVFVEFPTGMHMDTWLAGGDDYWRTVQEFLQQHVPAKKDDESSHSNSDVGAK, from the exons ATGGTGTCGTACGTGAGCGCGCTGATGTACGGAGTGGGAGGCCTGGTGGTGGCCGGCATGGCATTGCTCGTCGCCCTCCAGGAGCGCCTCGTCTACGTCCCCGTCTTGCCGGGTCTCACCAAGTCCTACCCGATTACCCCCGCCCGCCTCCGCCTCACTTACGAGGACGTCTGGCTCCAATCCTCCGACGGCGTTCGCCTCCACGCTTGGTTCATCAAGCTCTTCCCCCTCTGCCGAG GTCCAACCCTATTGTTTTTCCAAGAAAATGCTGGAA ATATTGCTCATCGTCTTGAAATGGTCCGCATAATGTTACAAAGACTGCAATGCAACGTGTTTATGCTTTCATATCGAGG TTATGGAGCAAGTGAAGGATATCCTTCTCAGCACGGGATCATAAAAGATGCTCAG GTTGCATTGGATCACCTATCGCAGAGGACTGACATTGACACATCTAGAATAGTTGTCTTTGGAAGGTCACTTGGGGGTGCAGTTGGAACTGTGGTTGCTAAAAACAACCCTGATAAG GTTGCTGCACTGATACTGGAAAACACTTTCACATCTGTTTTGGACTTGGCTGGAGTTTTATTTCCTTTCTTGAAGTGGTTCATTGGAGGCAGTGGTTCAAAAGGTCCTAAAGTACTTAATTTTCTCGTACGTTCTCCTTGGAGTACAATTGATGTCATTGGTGAG GTTAAGCAGCCAATCCTCTTTCTATCCGGCTTGCAAGATGAGATGGTTCCTCCATCCCATTTGCAAATGCTGTATGCCAAAGCAGCTGCCCATAATAAGCAGTGTGTTTTTGTGGAATTTCCCACTGGCATGCATATGGATACTTGGCTTGCTGGTGGTGATGATTATTGGAGAACGGTCCAGGAGTTCCTTCAACAACATGTTCCAGCGAAAAAAGATGATGAATCCTCTCACAGCAATAGCG ATGTGGGGGCAAAGTGA